A genomic stretch from Sulfurihydrogenibium azorense Az-Fu1 includes:
- the waaF gene encoding lipopolysaccharide heptosyltransferase II: MKILLYQTAFLGDLILTTPLIESIKKIYPSATLTVISKPFGREVLKNNPFVDKLITFDKSKDSTLDLIKTLRREKFDIAISPHRSHRASYILFLSGIPKRIGFDKAGFSFLYTDLVPHRFDSTHEIDRNLKLLEKLPDYKPDLIEKNPKLYLTPQEDNFYKSISLKDNSYIVVAPGSKWETKRWTDKGFAAVIDTLIKKGETVVLIGSSEDLDFVEKILSKTEEKPLNLVGKTNLRQTFSLIKHSKLLISNDSAPVHMAVSFDVPVIDIYGPTVKDFGFYPYKNGVVIEVEDLRCRPCGLHGHKVCPIKTHDCMEKIKPEFVLEKVDKILS, encoded by the coding sequence TTACAACCCCCTTAATAGAATCTATAAAAAAAATTTATCCAAGCGCTACCTTAACTGTAATCTCTAAGCCTTTTGGAAGGGAGGTCTTAAAAAACAATCCTTTTGTTGATAAACTAATTACCTTTGATAAAAGTAAAGACTCTACTTTAGACCTGATAAAAACTCTCCGTAGAGAAAAGTTTGATATTGCTATCTCTCCCCACAGGTCCCATAGAGCTTCTTACATTTTATTTTTATCGGGTATTCCAAAAAGAATAGGTTTTGATAAAGCTGGTTTTTCTTTCCTTTACACAGACTTAGTCCCTCACCGTTTTGATTCAACCCATGAGATAGATAGAAATCTAAAGCTTCTTGAAAAACTACCAGATTATAAACCCGATTTGATAGAAAAAAATCCGAAGTTGTATCTTACTCCACAAGAAGATAACTTTTACAAATCTATAAGTTTAAAAGATAACTCTTACATAGTAGTAGCACCGGGTTCTAAATGGGAAACTAAAAGATGGACTGATAAAGGCTTTGCAGCTGTAATAGATACTCTAATAAAAAAAGGAGAAACAGTTGTTTTAATAGGTTCAAGTGAAGATTTAGACTTTGTAGAAAAGATTTTGTCCAAAACAGAAGAAAAGCCTCTTAATTTAGTAGGAAAAACAAACTTAAGACAAACTTTTTCATTAATAAAACACTCAAAACTCCTTATATCAAACGACTCAGCTCCTGTTCATATGGCTGTTAGTTTTGACGTTCCTGTTATTGATATATACGGGCCGACTGTAAAAGATTTTGGTTTCTATCCTTACAAAAACGGTGTAGTTATAGAAGTTGAAGATCTAAGATGTAGACCTTGTGGACTTCACGGACATAAAGTCTGTCCTATAAAAACCCATGACTGTATGGAAAAGATAAAGCCAGAATTTGTACTTGAAAAAGTTGATAAAATATTAAGTTAA
- a CDS encoding thioredoxin family protein, translating into MKKFLVGLLIFGLFWFGCNKQPSEPKFTVDPNPVIKQAVDNKKNLIVIFESETCQYCDKLNREVLKDMEVKQNLVKNNIEIAIVDVNGSRKVLDPEGKKEVDEKTLAGIYRVTGYPTIAVFNPDKNYELIGVIPGYIPKDYFIKLGDYIGSKCYEKTEFQKYIENGGKC; encoded by the coding sequence ATGAAAAAGTTTTTAGTTGGACTTTTGATATTTGGTTTGTTTTGGTTTGGATGTAATAAACAACCTTCTGAACCAAAGTTTACAGTAGACCCAAACCCTGTTATAAAACAGGCTGTTGATAATAAAAAGAATCTTATTGTAATTTTTGAATCTGAAACATGTCAGTACTGTGATAAGTTAAACAGAGAAGTTTTAAAAGATATGGAAGTTAAGCAAAACTTAGTTAAAAACAACATAGAGATTGCTATAGTTGACGTTAATGGAAGTAGAAAAGTTTTAGACCCAGAAGGTAAAAAGGAAGTTGATGAAAAAACTTTAGCTGGTATATACAGAGTAACAGGTTATCCAACTATAGCTGTATTTAATCCAGATAAAAATTACGAACTTATAGGAGTAATACCTGGATACATACCAAAGGATTACTTTATAAAACTTGGTGATTATATAGGGTCTAAATGTTATGAGAAAACTGAATTTCAAAAGTATATAGAAAACGGAGGAAAGTGTTGA
- a CDS encoding pyridoxal phosphate-dependent aminotransferase, producing MELSNRIKKIKPSQTLAITAKANELKAKGIDIISFGAGEPDFDTPDFVKEAAIKALKEGKTKYTAAAGIPQLREAIAQKLKTRNNIDYSPSEVIVVPGAKMGLYEIFAILLNPGDEVIVPAPYWVSYTEQIALNDGESVIPQLSEENGFVLTADIVESSITPKTKALVLNTPSNPTGAVIPKKELEKIAEVCLKHSIMIISDECYEEFSYGEPHVSIASLSKEVREITFTVGAFSKSYSMTGWRLGWVAAPEKYIKAMTNIQSQTISNPTTFAQYGALEALKDNGQFPAMMRSEFMKRRDYIVEALNSIKGIKCTKPEGAFYAFPNVSYYIKGDIKNDIDLTTYLLEEGKVAVVPGSAFGKEGYIRLSYATSMENIKEGVERIKQALEKLG from the coding sequence ATGGAACTATCCAACAGAATTAAGAAAATTAAACCTTCCCAAACACTTGCAATCACAGCAAAAGCAAACGAATTAAAAGCAAAAGGAATAGACATTATAAGTTTTGGAGCTGGAGAGCCAGACTTTGATACCCCTGATTTTGTAAAAGAAGCAGCAATAAAAGCCTTAAAAGAAGGAAAAACAAAGTATACAGCTGCAGCTGGAATACCCCAGTTAAGGGAAGCAATAGCTCAAAAGTTAAAGACTAGAAATAACATAGATTACTCCCCTTCTGAGGTTATAGTAGTTCCAGGTGCAAAGATGGGATTGTATGAAATATTTGCAATTCTTTTAAATCCCGGAGATGAAGTGATAGTCCCAGCTCCTTACTGGGTTTCTTACACAGAGCAGATAGCATTAAATGACGGAGAGTCTGTTATACCACAACTTTCAGAAGAAAACGGGTTTGTTTTAACAGCTGATATTGTAGAGTCTTCAATAACTCCAAAAACTAAGGCACTTGTATTAAACACTCCTTCAAACCCTACTGGCGCAGTAATACCAAAAAAGGAGTTAGAGAAAATAGCAGAAGTTTGCTTAAAACATAGTATAATGATAATCTCTGATGAATGTTATGAAGAGTTTTCTTACGGAGAGCCCCATGTAAGCATCGCTTCTCTATCTAAAGAAGTTAGAGAGATAACATTTACAGTTGGAGCATTTTCTAAGTCTTACTCTATGACTGGTTGGAGGCTTGGATGGGTTGCAGCTCCTGAAAAGTACATAAAAGCGATGACAAACATCCAAAGCCAAACAATATCAAACCCCACAACCTTTGCTCAGTATGGAGCTCTTGAGGCTTTAAAAGACAATGGACAGTTTCCTGCAATGATGAGAAGTGAGTTTATGAAAAGAAGAGATTACATAGTTGAGGCTTTGAATAGTATAAAAGGAATAAAATGTACAAAACCGGAAGGAGCATTCTACGCATTCCCTAACGTATCTTACTACATAAAAGGGGATATAAAAAATGATATAGACCTTACAACTTACCTACTAGAAGAAGGTAAGGTGGCAGTAGTTCCCGGTTCAGCTTTTGGAAAAGAAGGCTATATAAGACTTTCTTACGCTACATCTATGGAAAATATAAAAGAAGGAGTAGAAAGAATAAAACAAGCCCTTGAAAAATTAGGTTAA
- a CDS encoding molybdenum cofactor biosynthesis protein MoaE produces the protein MIPQVYIGENWFSLDEVFNSYKNPLCGGVDIFIGVARSAPEDGDVEELHYEAYVSMAEKVINEIIQEAKEKFNIHHCVVHHRTGVVPVGVPSFLVVVWAGHRQEAFTGCRYVVDNVKARAPIWKKEVFKSGKSQWKES, from the coding sequence TTGATTCCACAAGTTTATATAGGAGAAAATTGGTTTTCTTTAGATGAAGTTTTTAATTCATACAAAAATCCTTTGTGTGGTGGAGTAGATATATTCATAGGTGTTGCAAGGTCAGCTCCTGAGGATGGAGATGTAGAAGAATTACACTACGAGGCTTATGTTTCAATGGCAGAAAAAGTTATAAACGAAATTATCCAAGAAGCTAAAGAAAAGTTCAACATACATCACTGTGTTGTCCATCACAGAACAGGAGTTGTACCTGTAGGAGTGCCTTCCTTTTTAGTTGTTGTTTGGGCTGGACACAGACAGGAAGCCTTTACAGGTTGTAGATACGTAGTTGACAATGTAAAAGCGAGAGCTCCAATATGGAAAAAAGAAGTTTTTAAATCTGGAAAAAGTCAGTGGAAGGAAAGTTGA